In a single window of the Prochlorococcus marinus str. AS9601 genome:
- a CDS encoding 4'-phosphopantetheinyl transferase family protein, producing MKLLNEYEYKIPKIWFYEIKGVQDVATIEEIKTAKKLTNSRSKIFLETRAYLRQSLSTLFDLDPLEIPINAQPGEPPSLPSGMGNISLSHCKDAIIIVWHKGKIGIDIERADRDFNHIKFAKKYFFHTNKSNHNNYLTKNMILNQWCAVEAAIKWDHGKIAKDIKYWQFFEKPKELIHKKKNIHLNYSQINFHNWTIALAYEERTSLYPEIICCSKNF from the coding sequence TTGAAATTATTAAATGAGTATGAATATAAAATACCAAAAATTTGGTTTTATGAGATTAAAGGTGTGCAAGATGTCGCAACTATAGAAGAAATTAAAACTGCAAAAAAACTAACAAATTCAAGATCAAAGATTTTCTTAGAAACAAGAGCTTATTTGCGCCAATCACTTTCAACACTTTTTGATTTAGACCCCCTAGAAATTCCAATTAATGCTCAACCTGGAGAACCTCCAAGTTTACCCTCTGGCATGGGAAATATCAGTTTAAGTCATTGTAAAGATGCCATTATTATAGTCTGGCATAAAGGCAAAATAGGTATTGATATTGAGAGAGCAGATAGAGATTTTAACCATATAAAATTTGCAAAAAAATATTTTTTTCATACCAATAAATCAAACCATAATAATTATTTAACAAAAAATATGATATTAAATCAATGGTGTGCTGTTGAAGCGGCTATAAAATGGGATCACGGAAAAATCGCTAAAGACATTAAATATTGGCAATTTTTTGAAAAGCCTAAAGAATTAATTCATAAGAAGAAAAATATACATTTAAATTATTCACAGATTAACTTCCATAATTGGACTATCGCTTTAGCCTACGAAGAAAGAACTTCTTTATATCCTGAGATTATTTGTTGTTCGAAAAATTTTTAA
- a CDS encoding phosphoadenylyl-sulfate reductase, giving the protein MIEKIHKDIQTNLRKYNQDLVDMKPQAMLTWGYKKFDKQFAITTSFGIQSSVLLDMVSKLSLQKKIKIFWIDTGYLPPETYHYAEKLIDNLSLEVEVLQSELSPARMEAKYGKLWETKKESDLDKYHELRKIKPLENGLEKYDISCWANGVRSSQTENRNKMKFIDVIRQRLSLRPLLNWTNKDIFYYMEENNLPAHPLFIKGYSSVGDWHSSSPDGLETKGRDTRFGGIKQECGIHTNN; this is encoded by the coding sequence ATGATTGAAAAAATTCACAAAGATATTCAAACTAACTTGAGGAAATATAATCAAGATCTTGTAGATATGAAGCCTCAAGCAATGCTTACATGGGGTTATAAAAAATTTGATAAACAATTTGCTATTACAACAAGTTTTGGTATACAGTCATCAGTCCTTTTAGATATGGTCAGCAAATTATCCCTACAAAAAAAAATCAAAATATTTTGGATAGATACAGGTTACCTTCCTCCAGAAACATACCATTACGCTGAAAAGCTTATTGATAATTTATCCTTAGAAGTTGAAGTTCTGCAAAGTGAATTATCTCCAGCAAGAATGGAAGCCAAATATGGAAAACTTTGGGAAACAAAAAAAGAGAGTGATTTAGATAAGTATCATGAATTGAGAAAGATAAAACCTTTAGAAAATGGTCTAGAAAAATATGATATTTCCTGCTGGGCAAACGGCGTTAGATCAAGTCAAACAGAAAATAGAAACAAAATGAAATTCATAGACGTAATTCGTCAAAGGCTCTCTTTAAGACCTTTATTAAATTGGACAAATAAAGATATTTTTTATTATATGGAAGAGAATAATTTGCCTGCCCATCCACTTTTTATCAAAGGTTATTCTTCTGTAGGAGATTGGCATTCAAGCAGTCCCGATGGTCTTGAAACAAAGGGCAGAGATACAAGATTTGGAGGAATTAAACAAGAATGTGGGATTCACACTAATAATTAA
- a CDS encoding potassium channel family protein → MADWWKWTQKKENEELTFAVVGVGRFGTAVCRELISNGADVLAADYSEKAIDDLRQLEPSIEARVVDCTDEESMKESGILEMNTVVVGISEPIEASITTTLIAKDSEGSKVKRVIARATSDLHEKMLKRVGADKVVFPSRMQGERLGLELVRPNLIERLELDNQTGIDEITVPEEFIGRSLRDLNLRKNYLVNVLAAGPAEELTVNPPAKYILERGNILVVMGKTADLQKLPQN, encoded by the coding sequence ATGGCTGATTGGTGGAAGTGGACTCAAAAGAAAGAAAATGAAGAACTCACTTTTGCAGTTGTCGGCGTTGGAAGATTTGGAACTGCAGTTTGCAGAGAACTTATTAGTAATGGTGCTGATGTTTTGGCTGCAGATTATTCGGAAAAAGCTATTGATGATTTAAGGCAATTAGAACCTTCGATAGAAGCGAGAGTTGTAGATTGTACTGATGAAGAGTCTATGAAGGAATCGGGAATTCTTGAAATGAATACTGTTGTAGTGGGTATTAGTGAACCTATTGAAGCAAGTATAACTACAACTCTTATTGCTAAGGATAGTGAAGGTAGCAAAGTGAAAAGAGTAATAGCGAGAGCTACCAGTGACTTGCACGAAAAAATGTTAAAAAGAGTTGGTGCAGACAAAGTTGTTTTCCCATCTAGGATGCAAGGAGAAAGATTAGGTTTAGAATTAGTAAGACCAAACCTAATCGAGAGATTAGAACTAGATAATCAAACTGGTATAGATGAAATAACTGTTCCAGAAGAATTTATTGGAAGATCTTTAAGAGATTTAAATTTGAGAAAAAATTATTTAGTCAATGTTCTTGCTGCAGGACCTGCTGAAGAGTTAACAGTTAATCCTCCAGCAAAATATATTTTGGAAAGAGGAAACATTTTGGTAGTTATGGGTAAAACTGCAGATTTACAGAAATTGCCTCAAAATTAA
- a CDS encoding alpha-D-glucose phosphate-specific phosphoglucomutase yields MNQVSVININSPFLDQKPGTSGLRKSTLKFQEEHYLEVFIEAILQSLGDLKGSTLVVGGDGRYGNIEAIEKIVQICIAHKVQKVIVPRYGLLSTPATSHLIRKENAIGGIILSASHNPGGIDGDFGVKLNISNGGPAPEIITNKIFKSSQLLTSYKICKIQLPDFSKYGTYHYDETTLEIIDGLTDYSNLMEKIFDFDQISDFLKKDFSLIFDAMNAVTGPYAKNIFVEKMGLAPDCVMNGNPLKDFGGLHPDPNLTYASHLADLLLNKKSYSFGAACDGDGDRNMILGSGCFVNPSDSLAVITANTKCVPGYKDGITGVARSMPTSSAVDNVARALNIPCFETPTGWKFFGNLLDSNLITLCGEESFGTGSNHVREKDGLWAVLYWLQVLAEKKCSVSDLMQNHWKQFGRNYYSRHDYEAISSNIANQIFGNLTSLLENLKGNSFAGHLVKVADNFSYLDPVDNSISENQGLRLVLDDNSRVIVRLSGTGTKGATLRLYFEKFFDPQQNLSLNPQIALKPLIDDLDALLNISKLTQMENPTVIT; encoded by the coding sequence ATGAATCAAGTTAGTGTAATTAATATTAATTCTCCTTTTTTAGATCAAAAACCAGGTACTTCTGGATTAAGAAAAAGTACTTTAAAGTTTCAGGAAGAACATTATCTAGAAGTTTTTATTGAAGCAATTTTACAATCATTAGGAGATTTAAAAGGTTCAACATTAGTAGTTGGTGGTGATGGCAGATATGGCAATATTGAAGCAATAGAAAAAATTGTCCAAATATGCATTGCTCATAAAGTTCAAAAGGTTATTGTTCCAAGATACGGATTATTATCTACTCCTGCGACCTCACATTTAATTAGAAAAGAAAACGCTATAGGTGGAATTATTCTTTCTGCAAGCCATAATCCTGGTGGGATTGATGGCGACTTTGGAGTGAAATTGAATATCTCGAATGGTGGTCCAGCTCCTGAGATAATTACTAATAAGATTTTTAAGTCTTCACAATTACTAACAAGTTATAAAATTTGTAAAATTCAATTACCTGATTTTAGTAAATATGGTACTTATCATTACGACGAAACTACCTTAGAAATTATTGATGGATTAACAGATTATTCTAATTTGATGGAGAAAATTTTTGACTTTGACCAAATTAGTGATTTTTTAAAAAAAGACTTCTCGTTAATCTTTGATGCAATGAATGCGGTTACAGGTCCATATGCAAAAAATATTTTTGTTGAAAAAATGGGTCTTGCACCAGATTGTGTCATGAATGGTAACCCGTTAAAAGATTTTGGAGGTTTACATCCTGATCCTAATCTTACTTACGCATCCCACTTGGCTGATTTGTTACTAAATAAAAAATCTTATAGTTTTGGTGCTGCATGCGATGGAGATGGAGATAGGAATATGATTTTAGGAAGTGGATGTTTTGTAAATCCTAGTGATAGCCTTGCAGTTATCACTGCTAACACAAAATGTGTACCTGGTTATAAAGATGGTATTACAGGTGTGGCACGATCCATGCCAACCAGCTCAGCGGTTGATAATGTCGCGCGAGCATTAAATATACCTTGTTTCGAGACACCTACTGGCTGGAAGTTTTTTGGTAATCTTTTAGATTCTAATTTAATTACTTTATGTGGAGAAGAAAGTTTCGGAACAGGTAGTAATCATGTGAGAGAAAAAGATGGACTATGGGCAGTGTTGTATTGGTTACAAGTTTTAGCTGAGAAAAAATGTTCGGTAAGTGATTTGATGCAGAATCATTGGAAACAATTTGGTAGGAATTATTATTCAAGACATGATTATGAGGCAATTTCCTCAAATATTGCTAATCAAATCTTTGGTAATCTAACTTCTTTACTCGAAAATTTAAAAGGAAATAGTTTTGCTGGCCATTTAGTTAAAGTTGCAGATAACTTTTCATATTTAGATCCCGTTGATAATTCCATAAGTGAAAATCAAGGTTTAAGATTGGTCCTTGATGATAATTCTCGAGTAATTGTGCGCCTTTCTGGAACTGGAACTAAGGGTGCAACATTAAGACTTTACTTTGAGAAGTTTTTCGATCCTCAACAGAATCTTTCGTTAAATCCTCAGATCGCTTTGAAACCTCTAATAGATGATTTAGACGCTTTATTGAACATTTCAAAACTTACTCAAATGGAAAATCCTACAGTAATTACATAG
- a CDS encoding NAD(P)/FAD-dependent oxidoreductase → MKSIQKPIVIVGAGFAGMTFALNLKKLNPSLPILVVDSETNFIFKPLMYEVLSKEISSWEANPKFANIFSDAGITFLRNCLTKIDFKENILEFSDELKLSYQYLVICTGSIPNSFFIKGVDENCYFFNDVNDLNKLNYFLKKSQNTALHKKLFIVGGGPSGIELACKIKDIFTDQFEINVIEKSNEILNKNKIFNREQAEKALEKRKINVLLNSTVKEVSETKITISSEVGITSLDKDIVIWTAGVKPNLSYLETDQITKKFGRILVNNNLQIENHKNCFAIGDISVIEGMEDLPITAQVAMQEGNHLANNLELLVQGKDPLPFEFQDNGEMISLGIGEASISGLGVTLSGKLAFEARRLIYASRLPDITESLKSASSWIFQKKSIFKKFLKKDYSN, encoded by the coding sequence ATGAAATCAATACAAAAACCAATAGTAATAGTTGGAGCAGGTTTTGCAGGTATGACATTTGCTTTGAATTTAAAGAAACTTAATCCTTCTTTACCTATTCTTGTAGTTGATTCTGAAACTAACTTTATATTTAAACCTTTAATGTACGAAGTTTTAAGTAAAGAGATAAGCAGTTGGGAAGCCAACCCAAAATTTGCAAATATTTTTTCTGATGCGGGTATAACTTTTTTAAGAAATTGTTTAACCAAAATTGACTTCAAAGAAAATATTCTTGAATTTAGTGATGAATTAAAATTAAGTTATCAATATCTCGTTATCTGTACAGGATCTATTCCAAATAGTTTTTTTATAAAAGGTGTAGATGAAAATTGTTATTTTTTTAATGATGTTAACGATTTAAATAAATTAAATTATTTTTTAAAAAAATCACAAAATACTGCCTTGCATAAAAAGTTATTTATAGTTGGAGGTGGTCCCTCTGGTATCGAGTTGGCATGCAAAATTAAAGATATATTTACAGACCAATTTGAAATTAATGTAATAGAAAAATCAAACGAAATCCTCAATAAAAACAAAATTTTTAATAGAGAACAAGCAGAGAAGGCATTAGAAAAAAGAAAAATCAATGTTCTTTTGAATTCCACAGTTAAAGAGGTCTCAGAAACTAAAATTACTATTTCTAGTGAGGTTGGAATAACTTCCTTGGATAAAGATATTGTTATTTGGACAGCAGGTGTTAAACCTAATTTGTCTTACTTAGAAACTGATCAAATAACAAAAAAATTTGGACGAATTTTAGTTAATAATAACTTGCAAATAGAAAACCATAAAAACTGTTTTGCTATTGGTGATATTTCAGTTATTGAAGGAATGGAGGATTTACCCATAACTGCTCAGGTCGCTATGCAGGAAGGAAATCATCTTGCTAATAATTTAGAACTTTTAGTTCAAGGAAAAGATCCTTTACCCTTTGAATTTCAAGACAACGGTGAAATGATTAGTTTAGGAATAGGCGAAGCTTCAATTTCTGGGCTTGGGGTTACTTTATCTGGGAAATTGGCTTTTGAGGCAAGAAGACTTATATATGCTTCCAGGTTGCCTGATATTACAGAAAGCTTAAAATCTGCATCTTCATGGATATTCCAAAAAAAATCTATTTTTAAAAAGTTTCTTAAAAAAGATTATTCGAATTAA
- the bcp gene encoding thioredoxin-dependent thiol peroxidase: MALKVGDKAPEFKLKDSFEKEVSLSDFKGKRIILYFYPKDNTPGCTKEACNFKENWDLLQKNNIVVLGISKDNASSHQRFIEKFNLPFILLTDPEPFKVSSDYDSYGLKKFMGKEYMGMMRNTFLIDTEGNIEKIYLKVKAAIMADHIIADLGLS, encoded by the coding sequence ATGGCTCTTAAGGTTGGCGACAAAGCACCAGAATTTAAATTAAAAGATTCTTTTGAGAAAGAAGTTTCTCTTAGTGACTTTAAAGGTAAAAGAATAATACTATATTTTTATCCAAAAGATAATACTCCTGGATGTACTAAAGAAGCATGTAACTTTAAAGAGAATTGGGATTTACTCCAAAAAAATAATATTGTTGTGCTTGGTATTAGTAAGGATAATGCATCCTCTCATCAGAGGTTTATAGAAAAATTTAATTTACCTTTTATTCTTTTAACTGATCCTGAACCTTTCAAAGTTTCTTCTGATTACGATAGCTACGGTCTGAAAAAATTCATGGGAAAAGAATATATGGGAATGATGAGAAATACTTTTTTAATTGATACTGAAGGTAACATAGAAAAAATTTACTTAAAGGTAAAAGCAGCAATAATGGCTGATCATATAATTGCAGACCTTGGGTTAAGCTAA
- a CDS encoding type III pantothenate kinase, which produces MVSEINFLLVGNSRLHWAQYSKNQSKFFHTKKEQKVPENIDLDQLIWASVGNLPNFLLRKENEIKTKDIQLSNLPDYFGVDRALACIAAFKIIENPFKKDLLIADFGTILSITKLNSNGSIIGGQLLPGFLTQLKSMEQNTKNLKVPKKYDIPIKDFLINTEQAILKGVINSLNGVINSLFNPEKDILIICGGDSQLITKSLKTKKENIINAPNLVMEGMIIHHLSIKKLA; this is translated from the coding sequence ATGGTCTCAGAAATAAATTTTTTATTAGTAGGCAATAGTAGGCTTCATTGGGCTCAATATTCTAAAAATCAATCTAAATTCTTCCATACCAAAAAAGAGCAAAAAGTTCCCGAAAATATAGATCTTGATCAATTAATTTGGGCTTCTGTAGGAAATCTTCCAAATTTTTTGCTGAGAAAAGAAAATGAAATAAAAACTAAAGACATCCAATTATCAAATCTTCCTGATTATTTTGGAGTTGATAGAGCTCTTGCCTGTATTGCCGCTTTTAAAATTATTGAAAACCCTTTCAAAAAAGATTTGCTAATTGCAGATTTTGGAACAATATTATCAATAACAAAATTGAATTCAAATGGATCTATTATTGGAGGTCAACTTCTTCCAGGTTTTCTAACACAATTAAAATCAATGGAACAAAATACAAAAAATCTTAAAGTTCCCAAAAAATATGATATTCCTATCAAAGATTTTTTAATTAATACAGAACAAGCAATCTTAAAAGGAGTAATCAACTCTCTTAATGGCGTGATTAATAGTTTATTTAATCCCGAAAAGGATATTTTAATAATTTGTGGGGGAGACTCTCAATTAATCACAAAATCTCTAAAAACTAAAAAAGAAAATATTATCAATGCTCCTAATTTAGTTATGGAGGGGATGATTATTCACCACCTATCTATAAAAAAATTAGCTTAA
- a CDS encoding potassium transporter TrkG: MKFTSKVYKLKDAYKKLSVPQFTIVTGLFIICLGTLILSSPLCSSSKVGLWEAFFTSTSAITVTGLTIIDIGNDLNFFGQVFLAFMLLSGGLGLMAITTFLQGFVVKGTKLRTRLDKGKTLDEFGVGGIGRTFQSIAITAIIIISLGAIVLYSFGFVDIQNNWERLWSSIFHSISAYNNAGFSLMSNSLQDYRTNYLVNSVFVFLIVMGGLGWRVIDDIWSHKKSLSYKKLSLHSRLVIRTSLSLILFGSFGFFITESLLNSQFFNDLNLFERLMSSIFETVSARTAGFTNFPISLNSISDTGLLLLMTLMFIGASTGGTGGGIKTTTFIALMAATRSTLRGQKDVIISNRLISDKVILKAVGITVGSLLFVLLMAMLLSTTNTFVKKESFTFLEILFTCISAFATVGFDIGLTSKLNHFGQFILIVGMFVGRLGILLLLSALWQALYKSRIDRQKRIGYPRADLYV, encoded by the coding sequence GTGAAATTCACAAGCAAGGTTTATAAGTTAAAAGATGCTTACAAAAAGCTATCTGTACCTCAATTTACTATTGTTACAGGCTTGTTTATTATTTGCCTTGGAACTTTAATTTTGAGCTCTCCATTATGTTCATCTTCAAAGGTTGGTTTGTGGGAAGCATTTTTTACATCTACTTCTGCAATAACCGTTACTGGCTTAACCATAATAGATATTGGTAATGATTTAAATTTCTTTGGCCAAGTTTTCTTAGCTTTTATGCTTTTATCAGGAGGTCTAGGATTAATGGCTATTACAACATTTTTACAAGGGTTTGTTGTAAAGGGGACAAAGTTAAGAACTAGATTAGATAAAGGAAAGACTTTAGATGAATTTGGAGTTGGAGGAATTGGTCGAACTTTTCAAAGCATTGCTATTACTGCGATTATTATTATATCTTTGGGCGCAATTGTCTTATATTCTTTTGGATTTGTAGACATTCAAAACAATTGGGAAAGACTATGGTCCTCGATTTTTCACAGCATTTCTGCCTATAACAATGCAGGATTTTCGTTAATGTCAAATAGTCTTCAAGACTATAGGACAAATTATTTGGTGAATAGTGTTTTTGTTTTTCTCATTGTTATGGGTGGATTGGGTTGGCGGGTTATTGATGATATTTGGAGTCATAAAAAAAGTCTTTCTTATAAGAAATTAAGCCTTCATTCCAGACTAGTTATTAGGACAAGTTTGTCTCTAATATTGTTCGGATCATTTGGATTCTTTATCACTGAATCACTACTAAATAGTCAATTTTTTAATGATTTAAATTTGTTTGAACGGTTAATGTCATCTATCTTCGAAACAGTTAGTGCAAGAACTGCAGGCTTTACAAATTTTCCGATTTCTTTGAACTCTATCTCAGATACGGGCCTCTTATTATTAATGACGCTTATGTTTATTGGAGCAAGTACAGGAGGTACTGGTGGAGGCATAAAAACAACTACATTTATTGCTTTAATGGCTGCAACCAGATCAACTTTAAGAGGTCAGAAAGATGTAATTATTAGCAATAGATTAATTTCAGATAAAGTTATTCTTAAGGCAGTTGGAATCACAGTTGGATCTTTGCTTTTTGTTCTTTTAATGGCAATGTTGCTTAGTACAACTAATACTTTTGTTAAAAAAGAATCATTCACATTTCTAGAAATTCTGTTCACTTGCATATCAGCATTTGCAACAGTTGGTTTTGATATTGGTTTAACCTCAAAATTAAATCATTTTGGTCAATTTATTCTTATTGTGGGTATGTTTGTGGGCAGACTCGGGATCCTTTTGCTTTTAAGTGCACTTTGGCAGGCTCTTTATAAGAGTAGAATAGATAGGCAAAAGAGAATTGGCTATCCTAGGGCTGATCTATACGTTTAG
- a CDS encoding SLC13 family permease gives MNLIAVVSNNFDAFITVVVLIMSIILFIRNTIAPELTGLLCVGIFISTGVLSPEKALAGFGSPSLITLMGLFAVSSALFKSGALDRVRELISSESIRTPRKLISLIAFLIAPISGIVPNTPVVASLLPLIESWCERRNISPSKVLLPLSFATLLGGTLTLLGSSVNLLVSDISQQLGYGGLELFSLTSIGIPVWLIGTTYMILVSDMLLPDRGRDKEFIKNGDMNIYFTEVTIPSTSELVGQSVRNSRLQRRFDVDVLELQRNGKVILPPLADRKIEPNDRLIIRVTRADLFRLQQEHTILLGENKTSFDGANVFSDDEGTKTFEALLPAGSTLAGASLRELRFRQRHNATVLALRRGQQTVQERLGQAVLRAGDVLLLQAPLDSIRGLQASNDLLILDQFEDDLPFLIKKPISIAIAIGMVILPSVSNIPLVGSVLLAVIAMVACGCLRPAEIQKSIRLDVILLLGSLSCFSVAMQITGLADVIAVNLNFALNGMPLYFALVVIFVSTVILTQFISNAASVALILPVAIEFSNVLEISPSALIMLVLFGASQSFLTPMGYQTNLMVYGPGRYRFFDIAKYGAGLTLIMSFTVPALIILNYG, from the coding sequence ATGAATTTAATTGCAGTAGTTAGTAATAATTTTGATGCGTTTATAACGGTAGTTGTTTTAATAATGTCAATAATTTTATTTATTAGAAATACTATTGCACCAGAATTGACTGGTTTGTTATGTGTCGGAATATTTATATCTACTGGGGTTCTCTCTCCTGAAAAAGCTTTAGCTGGATTTGGTAGCCCTTCTTTAATTACCCTTATGGGTTTATTTGCAGTTTCCTCAGCATTATTTAAAAGTGGTGCCTTAGACAGAGTAAGAGAATTGATTTCTTCTGAAAGTATTCGAACTCCAAGGAAATTAATTTCTTTAATAGCTTTTTTGATTGCTCCAATATCTGGAATTGTACCTAATACTCCAGTAGTAGCATCTTTGTTACCTTTAATTGAAAGTTGGTGCGAGCGAAGAAATATATCACCATCAAAAGTTTTATTACCTCTTTCTTTTGCTACTTTGCTTGGAGGAACTCTGACATTATTAGGTAGCTCAGTAAATCTTCTTGTAAGTGATATTAGTCAACAATTAGGTTACGGAGGTTTGGAATTATTTAGTTTGACTTCAATAGGAATTCCTGTATGGCTGATAGGTACAACCTATATGATTCTAGTTTCTGACATGCTTTTACCAGATAGAGGGAGAGATAAGGAGTTTATTAAAAATGGTGATATGAATATATATTTTACCGAAGTTACCATTCCTTCTACTTCAGAATTAGTTGGACAATCTGTCAGAAATAGTAGATTGCAAAGACGATTTGACGTTGATGTTCTGGAATTGCAACGAAATGGAAAAGTTATTCTTCCTCCTTTGGCTGATAGAAAGATCGAACCGAATGATAGATTAATAATCCGCGTTACAAGGGCAGACTTATTTAGGCTGCAACAGGAACATACTATTCTGTTAGGAGAAAACAAAACATCGTTCGATGGGGCTAATGTTTTCTCAGATGATGAAGGTACTAAGACCTTTGAAGCCTTGTTACCAGCTGGTTCAACTTTAGCCGGTGCAAGTTTGAGAGAATTAAGATTTAGGCAGCGTCATAATGCAACAGTTTTAGCATTAAGAAGAGGTCAGCAAACTGTTCAGGAGAGATTAGGCCAAGCTGTTTTAAGGGCTGGAGATGTTTTATTATTGCAAGCACCTCTAGATTCAATAAGAGGTTTGCAAGCTAGTAATGATTTGCTTATTTTAGATCAATTCGAAGATGACTTACCTTTTTTGATAAAAAAACCTATATCGATTGCAATTGCAATAGGAATGGTCATTTTACCTTCGGTTTCTAATATTCCATTAGTAGGTTCAGTTCTTTTGGCAGTGATTGCAATGGTGGCTTGTGGATGTTTAAGACCTGCAGAGATACAAAAATCAATTAGGTTAGACGTTATTTTATTGCTGGGATCTTTATCGTGTTTTAGTGTAGCTATGCAGATAACTGGATTAGCAGATGTAATTGCAGTTAATCTAAATTTTGCCCTTAACGGAATGCCTCTTTATTTTGCATTAGTCGTAATTTTTGTTTCTACAGTTATTCTTACGCAATTTATAAGTAATGCTGCTTCGGTTGCTTTGATTTTGCCTGTTGCTATTGAATTCTCAAATGTTTTAGAAATTTCACCAAGCGCTTTAATAATGCTTGTTTTGTTTGGTGCAAGTCAATCTTTCTTGACTCCAATGGGTTATCAAACAAATTTAATGGTTTATGGTCCTGGAAGATATAGATTTTTTGATATCGCAAAATACGGCGCAGGATTAACACTTATAATGTCTTTTACTGTGCCAGCATTGATAATTTTAAATTACGGATAA
- a CDS encoding AAA family ATPase, with translation MHSENLFTNYSQIENNAPLADKLRPKNLEDFFGQQPILNENSLLRSAILNDKVSNFIFSGPPGVGKTTLIEIISFNTRSKLIRLNAVLSSVKELRNEIANAKDRLINSKRKTILFIDEVHRFTSLQQDALLPSIENGTITFIGATTENPFFAVNKALVSRSRIFTLLPLAENDLQKIIQKVINHYSKQKDSKKVYLTQDAISHLIKFSGGDARTLINALEMAIETTSENDAKEININLSIAEDALQKKNIVYDKNGQNHYDVISAFIKSIRGSDPDATLFWLANMLEAGEDPNFIFRRLLISASEDIGIADPNAIVVVQSCCDAFDRVGFPEGLYFLTQASLYLAISLKSNSTKSIFKAIETIKSTNAFDVPLHLKNNSNSYVNPHNYPGNWVVQEYLPKSLRGFKIWEPNNNGWEKTQYDELLRRKEN, from the coding sequence ATGCATTCAGAAAATTTATTTACTAATTATTCTCAAATAGAAAACAATGCACCTTTGGCAGATAAATTAAGACCAAAGAATTTGGAAGATTTTTTTGGTCAACAACCAATCCTGAATGAGAATTCGCTTTTAAGAAGTGCAATATTAAATGATAAGGTTAGTAATTTTATTTTTTCTGGCCCTCCGGGTGTTGGAAAAACTACTCTAATTGAAATTATTTCTTTTAATACGCGGTCAAAATTAATTAGGTTAAATGCAGTATTATCAAGTGTTAAAGAATTAAGAAATGAAATCGCTAATGCAAAAGATAGATTAATAAATTCAAAAAGAAAAACAATTTTATTTATCGATGAGGTTCATAGATTTACATCACTTCAGCAAGATGCTTTATTACCTTCAATAGAAAATGGAACTATAACTTTTATTGGTGCTACAACTGAAAACCCTTTCTTTGCTGTTAATAAAGCGCTTGTTAGCAGGTCTCGTATTTTCACATTACTTCCTTTGGCAGAAAATGATTTACAGAAAATAATACAAAAAGTCATTAATCACTATTCAAAACAAAAAGATTCAAAAAAGGTTTATTTAACTCAAGATGCTATAAGTCATTTAATTAAATTTTCTGGCGGAGATGCAAGGACATTAATCAATGCGCTAGAGATGGCCATAGAAACAACTTCTGAAAATGATGCTAAAGAAATCAATATTAATCTCTCAATAGCAGAGGATGCACTACAAAAGAAAAATATTGTTTACGATAAAAATGGTCAAAATCACTACGATGTAATAAGTGCCTTTATCAAGTCCATTAGAGGCTCTGATCCAGATGCAACTTTATTCTGGCTTGCCAATATGCTGGAGGCTGGTGAAGATCCTAATTTTATTTTTAGACGACTTCTTATATCTGCCAGTGAAGATATTGGAATAGCTGATCCTAATGCCATAGTAGTTGTACAATCCTGTTGTGATGCTTTCGATAGAGTTGGTTTTCCAGAAGGATTATATTTTTTAACGCAGGCTTCTTTATACTTAGCTATTTCTCTAAAAAGTAATAGTACGAAAAGTATTTTTAAAGCAATTGAAACAATCAAATCTACTAATGCTTTTGATGTTCCACTTCATTTAAAAAATAATTCTAATAGTTATGTAAATCCTCATAATTATCCAGGTAATTGGGTCGTACAAGAATATCTTCCTAAATCTTTAAGAGGTTTCAAAATATGGGAACCAAATAATAATGGATGGGAAAAAACTCAATATGATGAACTGCTTAGAAGAAAAGAAAATTAA